In the Pseudanabaena sp. PCC 7367 genome, one interval contains:
- a CDS encoding NUDIX hydrolase, with protein sequence MSKAFAQYKPTVAVDCVVFGLDRQDLKVMLIKRGVAPFKGDWALPGGFVQLNESLDQAAKRELEEETGIKQAFLEQLYTFGAVNRDPRDRIITVAYYALVNLWEHQIRATTDASDAAWFAIANLPKLAFDHDQILQVALQRLQGKLRYQPIGFELLPQKFTLTQLQTLYEIVLDQKLDKRNFRKKILKMNLLIDLNERETGVSHRAARLYRFDKKRYEQLRYRGFSFEI encoded by the coding sequence ATGTCTAAAGCTTTTGCTCAGTATAAGCCAACCGTCGCCGTTGACTGTGTTGTATTTGGGCTCGATCGCCAGGATTTAAAAGTAATGCTAATTAAACGTGGCGTGGCTCCTTTTAAGGGGGATTGGGCATTGCCAGGGGGATTTGTGCAGCTCAATGAATCCCTTGACCAAGCAGCAAAGCGAGAATTAGAGGAAGAAACCGGCATTAAACAAGCTTTCCTAGAACAACTCTATACATTTGGGGCGGTGAATAGAGACCCCCGCGATCGGATTATTACCGTAGCCTACTATGCTCTGGTGAATCTCTGGGAACATCAAATCAGAGCCACAACCGATGCCAGTGATGCGGCCTGGTTTGCGATCGCTAATTTACCCAAACTGGCCTTTGATCATGACCAGATTTTGCAAGTGGCATTACAACGATTACAGGGCAAGTTACGCTACCAGCCGATCGGCTTTGAATTATTGCCGCAGAAATTCACTCTCACTCAGCTTCAAACTCTCTATGAAATAGTTTTAGATCAAAAACTCGACAAACGGAATTTTCGTAAAAAAATTTTAAAAATGAATTTATTGATCGATTTAAATGAGCGAGAAACTGGCGTGTCCCATCGTGCTGCAAGGCTCTATCGCTTCGACAAAAAAAGATATGAGCAGCTTAGATATAGGGGCTTTAGCTTTGAAATCTAA
- a CDS encoding protein phosphatase 2C domain-containing protein codes for MKAKPEPESESAQSASIEQEKPQSSNGQPANLASLFEVASGSVMGRHHRLNGKNNQDASYYATNDAAMAAVVCDGCGSCQHSEVGAKLGAKLVVNTLLQMLVCPPGGKVADPTNNFFWQLLKQNLVEQLGRVAIALAGFCPQPDTRFANHPQAYLPEVKQVITDYLLFTVVGALITPQITVLFSIGDGLVCLNEQTIRIGPFPGNAPPYIAYALLKPKHGMVLPSDLSIHAQRSTSVVNSILLGTDGVDDLIAMAGQKLPDKHELVGPVSQFWQSDRYFYNPDLVRRKLWLINQEGVKPNWSSRRLHKQPGLLPDDTTLIAIRRIGTMQSDRNLAATEEELTTIQSVAPRKIPQKTSSKTPKKMK; via the coding sequence GTGAAAGCCAAGCCAGAGCCAGAATCTGAGTCAGCGCAATCAGCATCGATCGAACAAGAGAAACCACAATCGAGCAATGGGCAACCTGCTAATCTTGCCAGTCTATTTGAAGTTGCCTCCGGTTCTGTGATGGGTAGGCATCATCGGCTCAATGGTAAAAATAATCAGGATGCTAGCTATTATGCAACGAACGATGCGGCAATGGCGGCAGTAGTGTGTGATGGTTGTGGCAGTTGTCAGCATAGCGAAGTTGGCGCAAAACTGGGAGCCAAGCTCGTGGTAAATACCCTGCTGCAAATGCTGGTATGTCCACCGGGTGGGAAGGTGGCCGATCCCACAAATAACTTCTTCTGGCAGTTGCTCAAACAAAATCTGGTGGAACAGTTGGGACGAGTGGCGATCGCCTTGGCTGGCTTCTGTCCACAACCGGATACCAGGTTTGCCAATCACCCCCAGGCCTATTTGCCAGAGGTTAAACAGGTAATTACTGATTATCTGTTGTTTACGGTCGTAGGCGCATTGATTACCCCGCAAATAACCGTGCTTTTTTCGATCGGGGATGGCTTGGTTTGTCTGAACGAACAAACAATCCGGATTGGACCTTTTCCTGGCAATGCACCGCCCTATATTGCCTATGCCCTGTTGAAGCCTAAGCATGGTATGGTTTTGCCCTCTGATTTGAGCATTCATGCCCAGCGATCGACTAGTGTGGTTAATTCAATTCTGTTGGGAACCGACGGAGTAGACGATCTAATCGCAATGGCGGGGCAGAAATTGCCTGATAAGCATGAGTTGGTGGGGCCAGTTTCGCAATTTTGGCAGAGCGATCGCTATTTTTATAATCCTGATCTAGTGCGGCGCAAATTATGGTTAATCAATCAAGAGGGAGTGAAGCCCAATTGGTCATCGCGGCGATTGCATAAGCAGCCTGGACTTTTGCCCGATGATACGACCCTAATTGCGATTCGCAGAATTGGCACCATGCAGAGCGATCGGAACCTGGCTGCAACCGAAGAGGAATTAACTACAATTCAAAGCGTGGCCCCCAGAAAGATACCTCAAAAGACATCCAGCAAGACACCCAAAAAGATGAAGTAA
- a CDS encoding mechanosensitive ion channel family protein has product MLMDNFGGGGIFINFADRLAALTLPIQLSLIKNNDSAAEKAKDFLTDITTLKITKAGLVVLLAYLTMAAVDKFITWVSEKVPRQFRLTVKQSLPFCRAAILLLSGSYLLNLFVKLSPSNFLAISGTAAVAIGFAFKDYASSVIAGVITLFESTYQVGDRVRIGEYYGEVVGYGLRGIRLLTGDGCIVKVPHNTIWTSPIVNVNTGKLESMVVTDFYFNHDVDVNRVMHILYRVAQTSKYTQLSLPISVLIKEKPWGTHFELRAHPMDARDELVYITDLLKRAKQELPASNSNYGEMLSHFSEFEAVK; this is encoded by the coding sequence ATGCTAATGGATAATTTCGGAGGAGGGGGAATTTTTATTAATTTTGCCGATCGCCTTGCCGCCCTAACCTTGCCAATTCAGTTATCACTAATTAAAAATAATGATTCCGCCGCCGAGAAGGCCAAGGATTTTCTGACTGACATCACCACTCTAAAGATTACCAAAGCAGGATTAGTGGTGTTGCTGGCCTATTTGACCATGGCTGCAGTGGACAAATTCATCACCTGGGTCTCGGAAAAAGTACCGCGTCAGTTTCGCCTAACCGTTAAACAATCGCTCCCCTTTTGTCGTGCCGCAATTTTGTTGCTTAGCGGTAGTTATTTACTCAACCTGTTTGTCAAGCTTTCACCTAGTAACTTTTTGGCGATCTCAGGTACTGCCGCAGTAGCGATCGGTTTTGCCTTCAAGGATTATGCCAGCTCGGTTATTGCTGGGGTGATTACCCTGTTTGAATCTACTTACCAAGTGGGCGATCGGGTCAGGATTGGTGAGTATTATGGCGAGGTGGTTGGCTATGGTTTGCGAGGGATTCGCCTGCTCACTGGTGATGGCTGCATTGTCAAGGTTCCCCACAACACCATCTGGACTTCACCGATCGTCAATGTCAATACTGGTAAGCTGGAATCAATGGTGGTTACTGATTTCTACTTCAACCATGATGTCGATGTGAATCGGGTGATGCATATTCTTTATCGCGTCGCCCAAACTAGTAAATATACTCAACTGAGCTTGCCCATTTCGGTATTGATCAAGGAAAAACCGTGGGGCACTCACTTTGAGCTGAGAGCACACCCAATGGATGCCCGTGATGAATTAGTTTATATTACCGATTTGCTCAAGCGAGCTAAGCAAGAGCTTCCGGCTAGTAATTCCAACTATGGTGAAATGCTTAGCCACTTCTCGGAATTTGAAGCAGTCAAATAA
- a CDS encoding STAS domain-containing protein, producing the protein MKTKTQSAKKSFKSISNGGQAVVIRLSDSSFDNQSATELFSQIESYTAANSLAGDDVSPNLLLDFQDVESLDSAGLSVLITALHNANKAGSSLSLCCVNNSVRLVLELTKIDQRFAVFGSQDEFIAYVNSTRQGRSVVAVA; encoded by the coding sequence ATGAAAACTAAAACACAATCCGCTAAGAAATCATTTAAGTCGATTTCCAATGGTGGTCAGGCAGTGGTCATTCGTTTAAGTGACAGCAGCTTTGATAATCAAAGCGCAACAGAATTGTTCAGCCAGATTGAATCCTATACCGCCGCAAATTCGTTAGCTGGTGATGACGTATCTCCCAACCTGTTATTAGATTTCCAAGATGTTGAGTCTCTTGATAGCGCTGGCCTGAGTGTTTTGATAACAGCACTTCACAACGCCAATAAAGCAGGTAGTAGTCTATCTCTATGTTGTGTAAACAATTCCGTGCGATTGGTGCTTGAGCTAACCAAAATAGATCAAAGGTTTGCAGTCTTTGGTAGCCAAGATGAGTTCATTGCATATGTTAACTCCACGCGCCAAGGCCGATCGGTGGTAGCGGTTGCCTAA
- a CDS encoding carbohydrate porin: MAIVLFVGNASGVVAESIEVRDADVFTSSDAEIAQNTSPESIYIQPNGWEFSALFALADRHDCIPGHDDTSRFGRIKINRYDFAAVLDQCIDRVNLILNSRPNQVSEQDLENIRRLEEEFASELEDIRGRQAKTKNAQLELQQFSVAESIEVANSPEFELPEPPEAISPESDFFQKTLQPDDWEMTTLASLEKRYRCVTKGHSPNFPIGKMTLYEFTRKLYICVNNIEEILIDDITQQQTEKVSANDLSALRKLQVQFASELAVMQKRIDYSAARHSALRRRPRTRRRSPIDSLNHRSSNTNPTAQDIHDLIALGEIRNCIGQYLLQKQGITRNEFAQSLSNCLDVVNEIISANGADEISRGELVVLQRLQEEYAAELATLRGRVDSLEAATARLEALQFAPTTKFADRAILALSGAPDYDSRSSTRDSIASDPTDINDWPAKAEDFMAIEQVIKKHGCIANYPFDLDRSTINRLDFSWVLEVCLDYLSEVISSGLAERFSKQDLSSMQRLQERFAAELASRRAVLYPIGADPYSHYSPIVLSLRSPKLAISNSDQEHQPLAQIEEGNGDADGEVVNPTYWARVDLERLAHKYGCVPLDPKYSSLPIPRDEFIAKLSPCLKRISRLPIARSLSTVSSSDDSSIVTTLRIHDDGRIQVSKEDSDLGWKLYNRFGSEFFVFRSIKTSDWEYKALVKLIEKYECIQEYKGEPEKDVVISRREFAAGLNACLDKINEIISSGLVDTIAKEDLAALARLQEEFAADIAGLSGLEALPSPLRANFYSDDDNLADGEIIKPSGYIDGYSVAPNDAIYKSLLDLGKRYGCEELKRTDSDRHKLQALSRYEFSLGVRDCLKEIYERIDLGKDELPREDILALWKLEGWGNLHYNDVELAKSTIEQSTRLPTPAWVYPIMTRLSKRIGCISFAERENQDITRAQFAMTLDRCLDKLNEIISAGLLDKVTTEETSAFLQLRREFKTELAAIKKASSRNDFQWPEIW, from the coding sequence GTGGCGATCGTTTTATTTGTTGGCAATGCGTCGGGAGTAGTTGCGGAGTCGATCGAGGTTAGAGATGCTGATGTCTTTACATCTTCAGACGCAGAAATTGCCCAAAACACCTCGCCAGAGAGTATTTATATACAACCCAATGGCTGGGAATTTTCGGCTTTGTTTGCCTTGGCCGATCGCCACGATTGCATTCCTGGGCATGATGATACGTCTAGGTTTGGGCGGATCAAGATTAACCGCTACGACTTTGCCGCTGTGCTGGATCAATGTATCGATCGGGTGAATTTAATTCTCAATTCTAGACCGAATCAGGTTTCTGAGCAGGACTTGGAAAATATACGGCGGCTGGAGGAGGAGTTTGCCTCTGAGTTGGAGGATATTCGTGGCCGACAGGCTAAGACAAAAAACGCCCAACTTGAATTACAACAATTTTCTGTCGCAGAGTCGATCGAGGTTGCGAATAGCCCTGAGTTTGAGTTGCCAGAGCCACCAGAAGCAATTAGCCCCGAAAGTGATTTCTTTCAAAAAACTCTTCAACCTGATGATTGGGAGATGACTACTTTAGCATCGCTGGAAAAACGATATCGATGCGTTACCAAAGGTCATAGCCCTAACTTCCCAATCGGGAAAATGACCCTCTATGAATTTACACGTAAGCTGTATATCTGTGTCAATAATATTGAAGAAATCCTGATCGATGATATTACGCAGCAGCAAACGGAAAAAGTTTCAGCCAATGATTTATCTGCCTTACGCAAGCTTCAGGTACAATTTGCCTCTGAATTAGCGGTGATGCAAAAACGGATCGATTATTCGGCAGCGCGTCATTCTGCTCTACGTAGAAGACCACGGACACGGAGGAGATCGCCAATTGACTCTCTCAATCACAGAAGTAGTAATACTAATCCTACTGCTCAGGATATCCACGACCTGATTGCACTGGGAGAGATACGCAATTGCATTGGGCAATACCTGCTTCAAAAGCAAGGAATAACCAGAAATGAGTTTGCCCAGAGCCTAAGCAACTGTTTGGATGTGGTGAATGAAATCATTAGTGCTAATGGGGCAGATGAGATATCGAGAGGGGAACTGGTGGTTTTGCAGCGATTGCAGGAAGAATATGCTGCTGAATTGGCTACTTTGCGTGGTCGAGTTGATTCCTTAGAAGCTGCAACTGCTCGACTAGAAGCACTACAGTTTGCCCCAACTACCAAATTTGCTGATAGAGCTATTCTTGCTTTGTCAGGCGCACCGGATTATGACTCCCGATCTTCTACTAGAGACAGCATTGCATCAGACCCCACAGACATCAACGATTGGCCTGCTAAGGCAGAAGACTTTATGGCGATCGAGCAAGTCATCAAAAAACACGGATGCATCGCTAATTATCCATTTGATCTGGATCGATCTACTATAAATCGCTTGGATTTTTCTTGGGTTTTGGAAGTCTGTCTAGACTATCTTAGTGAAGTTATTTCGTCTGGCCTTGCTGAAAGATTCTCCAAGCAAGATTTGTCTTCCATGCAAAGATTACAAGAGAGATTCGCTGCTGAGCTTGCCTCTAGAAGAGCTGTTCTCTATCCAATTGGCGCAGATCCTTATAGCCATTATTCGCCTATTGTTCTGAGTTTACGATCGCCTAAGCTAGCAATTAGCAATAGCGATCAAGAGCATCAACCTTTAGCACAAATTGAAGAAGGAAATGGCGATGCAGATGGGGAGGTTGTTAACCCAACGTATTGGGCTCGTGTGGATTTAGAAAGACTAGCCCACAAATATGGTTGTGTTCCACTTGACCCTAAATACAGCTCTTTGCCCATACCGCGTGATGAGTTTATCGCAAAGTTAAGCCCTTGTTTAAAGAGGATTAGCCGTTTACCGATCGCCCGAAGCCTCTCAACGGTAAGCTCATCCGATGATTCATCTATAGTTACTACACTGCGAATTCATGATGATGGGCGAATCCAAGTTTCTAAGGAAGATTCTGATTTAGGCTGGAAGCTTTACAATCGTTTTGGTTCTGAATTTTTTGTATTTAGATCTATAAAAACAAGCGATTGGGAATATAAAGCACTAGTCAAGCTTATTGAGAAGTACGAATGTATTCAAGAGTATAAAGGTGAACCTGAGAAAGATGTAGTTATTTCTCGACGTGAATTTGCCGCTGGACTTAATGCTTGTTTGGATAAGATCAACGAAATAATTTCATCTGGTCTCGTGGACACAATCGCCAAAGAAGACTTGGCAGCGCTGGCACGATTACAGGAAGAATTTGCCGCAGATATAGCTGGTCTTTCTGGTCTAGAAGCCTTACCTTCACCTTTAAGAGCGAACTTTTACTCTGACGATGATAACCTGGCAGATGGGGAGATTATCAAACCTTCAGGCTACATTGATGGCTATAGCGTTGCCCCTAATGATGCAATTTACAAGTCTCTTCTTGATCTCGGCAAACGATATGGGTGCGAGGAATTGAAACGAACTGATAGCGATCGACATAAGTTACAGGCACTGAGTCGCTATGAGTTTTCCCTTGGGGTAAGAGATTGTCTGAAAGAGATATATGAAAGGATCGATTTAGGCAAAGACGAACTACCCAGAGAAGATATCTTAGCTTTATGGAAATTGGAGGGTTGGGGTAATCTTCACTATAACGATGTTGAACTAGCTAAAAGTACTATTGAACAAAGCACTAGATTACCTACGCCTGCATGGGTTTATCCCATCATGACAAGATTATCAAAGCGCATCGGCTGTATATCTTTTGCTGAACGTGAAAACCAAGATATAACTCGTGCGCAATTTGCAATGACCTTGGATCGATGCCTGGACAAACTGAACGAAATAATCTCAGCAGGCTTATTAGATAAGGTTACAACGGAAGAGACGAGTGCTTTCTTACAGCTAAGAAGAGAATTCAAAACTGAACTAGCAGCAATTAAAAAAGCTAGTTCTAGGAATGATTTTCAATGGCCTGAAATATGGTAG
- a CDS encoding type III pantothenate kinase: protein MSSKQALAIAIGNTHLKAAIGNIFDPDLDQATSRYQKITTYTVRHDEIEGFARELDPALKFKNFEKIAIASVVPHLSTPWHGLVQTQVITSTQIPIANLYETIGVDRALVALGAGAKYGYPVLVIDAGTAITITGIDEHPALVGGAILPGIYAQFQSLHQATAALPEVPIEIPIHSTEPGQAKSPGQQQEIKPDTPERWATDTVGAIKSGVWHTIAAGIYSFIQDWCDRYPGSGIVFTGGDGKKLQQYLNLGKYDSGLIFDGITRFWDARN from the coding sequence ATGTCTAGTAAGCAAGCTTTAGCGATCGCAATCGGCAATACTCACCTCAAGGCTGCGATCGGCAATATATTTGATCCTGATTTGGATCAGGCGACTAGTCGCTATCAAAAAATCACTACATATACAGTCAGGCATGACGAAATCGAAGGATTTGCCAGGGAACTCGATCCAGCGCTGAAGTTCAAAAATTTTGAGAAAATTGCGATCGCCTCCGTAGTACCTCACTTAAGTACACCCTGGCATGGGCTGGTCCAGACCCAAGTTATTACTTCAACCCAAATCCCGATCGCCAATCTCTATGAAACCATCGGGGTCGATCGTGCCCTAGTTGCTCTGGGGGCAGGCGCAAAGTATGGCTATCCAGTTCTAGTAATTGATGCTGGCACGGCGATTACAATCACAGGCATTGACGAGCATCCAGCCTTAGTCGGTGGTGCAATTTTGCCAGGTATATATGCACAATTTCAGAGTTTGCATCAAGCCACAGCAGCTTTACCAGAAGTTCCGATCGAGATACCGATCCACTCTACTGAACCAGGACAGGCGAAATCCCCAGGGCAGCAGCAAGAAATCAAACCCGATACGCCAGAAAGATGGGCAACCGATACGGTCGGCGCGATCAAAAGCGGGGTATGGCATACGATCGCGGCGGGGATATATTCATTTATCCAGGATTGGTGCGATCGCTATCCTGGTAGTGGCATTGTGTTTACTGGCGGCGATGGCAAAAAATTGCAACAGTATTTAAACCTGGGTAAATATGACTCAGGGCTAATTTTTGATGGTATTACTAGGTTCTGGGATGCCAGGAATTGA
- a CDS encoding zinc-dependent alcohol dehydrogenase family protein, giving the protein MQQWQIEAQNGQQSLNLVDVPKPEVAAGQVLLRMKAAALNYRDLLMVKGKYGGAQSLPLVPLSDGVGEVIAVGAGVDRVQMGDRVATIFMQRWIDGGFSNEKSQSALGGALPGVLAEYVVLDQAGVVKVPVHLSDEAAATLPCAAVTAWHALVSTGKVKAGDTVLLIGTGGVSIFALQFAKLLGARVIITSSSDAKLAKAKELGANELINYRTNPDWEQQVWELTNKAGVDHVVEVGGAGTLNKSLRSVRMGGRISLIGVLAGISGEVNTVAILSKAITIQGIYVGSRTMFEDMNRAIDLHKLNPIVDRVFGFAQAEEAFSYLESGGHFGKIAIRF; this is encoded by the coding sequence ATGCAACAATGGCAAATTGAAGCCCAAAATGGTCAGCAATCGCTAAATCTGGTCGATGTTCCCAAGCCTGAGGTGGCAGCAGGGCAGGTGTTGTTGAGAATGAAAGCAGCAGCCCTTAATTACCGGGATTTATTGATGGTGAAAGGGAAGTATGGCGGGGCGCAATCTCTACCGCTAGTGCCATTGTCCGATGGAGTGGGCGAAGTTATCGCAGTTGGTGCTGGCGTAGATCGAGTTCAAATGGGCGATCGGGTGGCCACAATTTTTATGCAGCGATGGATCGATGGCGGTTTCAGCAATGAAAAATCTCAATCAGCCCTGGGGGGAGCATTACCAGGGGTTTTAGCGGAATATGTAGTTTTAGATCAAGCTGGCGTAGTTAAGGTTCCGGTGCACCTGAGCGATGAAGCGGCGGCAACTTTACCCTGTGCTGCGGTAACCGCATGGCATGCCTTAGTATCAACGGGGAAAGTCAAGGCCGGTGACACAGTGTTGCTGATCGGCACTGGTGGCGTGTCGATCTTCGCGCTGCAATTCGCCAAACTGCTGGGCGCAAGGGTGATTATTACTTCCAGTAGTGATGCCAAATTAGCGAAGGCTAAGGAGCTAGGCGCAAATGAATTGATTAATTATCGCACCAACCCCGATTGGGAGCAGCAGGTATGGGAGTTAACTAATAAAGCAGGGGTTGATCATGTGGTGGAAGTTGGCGGCGCGGGCACATTAAATAAGTCGTTGCGATCGGTACGGATGGGTGGCAGAATCAGCTTGATTGGGGTGCTTGCTGGCATCAGTGGTGAGGTGAATACGGTAGCGATCTTGTCAAAGGCGATTACAATCCAGGGGATTTATGTGGGTAGTCGGACGATGTTTGAAGATATGAATCGGGCGATCGACTTGCATAAACTAAATCCCATTGTCGATCGGGTGTTTGGGTTTGCTCAAGCTGAAGAGGCGTTTAGTTATCTAGAAAGTGGCGGCCACTTTGGCAAGATTGCGATTCGCTTTTAG
- a CDS encoding serine/threonine protein kinase, which yields MEALHQSGTQIAQRYKISYLLGRGATGKTYAATDLQTGEQVAIKEMSMRRAKEWKELDVFEREARVLSVLEHPAIPNYIDYFEIDTDTNRYFYIVQELAIGKSLSQMVVEGWRTDEAGVKAIARQILAILVYLHRLTPPVIHRDIKPEHAICRQDGQIYLVDFGSVRSAFWSTNSSGATVVGTFGYMAPEQDRGQVYPASDLYGLGSVLLFLLTHRSPAELPQRRLKIDFRSHVQVSEQFADWLDLMLEPMVEDRFHSALQALRNLPA from the coding sequence ATGGAAGCTTTACACCAATCAGGCACTCAGATCGCTCAGCGCTATAAAATTAGCTACTTATTGGGACGGGGAGCTACAGGTAAGACCTATGCGGCAACTGATTTACAGACGGGTGAGCAAGTAGCGATCAAAGAAATGTCAATGCGACGGGCGAAGGAGTGGAAGGAGTTGGATGTGTTCGAGCGCGAAGCCAGGGTGCTTTCCGTACTTGAACACCCTGCGATCCCCAATTACATAGACTACTTCGAGATTGATACCGACACCAATCGCTATTTTTATATTGTGCAGGAGTTAGCCATTGGTAAATCTCTATCCCAAATGGTGGTGGAGGGGTGGCGCACTGACGAAGCTGGAGTGAAGGCGATCGCTCGGCAAATTCTGGCTATTCTGGTCTATTTGCATCGGCTGACACCGCCAGTAATCCACCGTGATATTAAGCCGGAACATGCGATCTGCCGTCAGGACGGTCAGATTTACTTAGTAGATTTTGGTTCGGTGCGCAGTGCTTTCTGGAGTACGAATAGTTCTGGTGCAACGGTGGTGGGAACCTTTGGCTATATGGCTCCTGAGCAGGATCGCGGCCAGGTTTATCCAGCTTCCGATCTCTATGGCTTAGGTTCGGTGTTGTTATTCCTGCTCACCCACCGATCGCCTGCCGAGTTACCCCAAAGGCGATTAAAAATTGACTTTCGCTCCCATGTGCAGGTGTCGGAACAATTTGCCGATTGGTTAGACCTGATGCTAGAGCCAATGGTGGAGGATCGATTTCATTCTGCGCTCCAGGCGCTCAGGAATTTGCCAGCGTAG
- a CDS encoding DUF2459 domain-containing protein, translating into MSLKLSLKLKLKNFAKKISNRRSLRNHQSHQKRRWLIGLCMIMAILVSFNLLFSCPKPIAGLFPPQPGEPTKTLYIVRQAWHTGLAWSQQDLPQMGPEAWRDAPYIEIGWGDRRFYYDSDFSVNSVLQAIFIPTTSVMHVVGFAEPPKEFFHYTDVWELELSERGFKNLFKFVQQTYAGFDGGAGVTGRSPLAGKSLYGVGNYYEALPSYSFWQTCNGWTAQALLQAGVPICPKRTLLVRDVVAQLRRFFVPN; encoded by the coding sequence GTGTCATTGAAACTGTCATTAAAATTAAAACTTAAAAATTTTGCCAAAAAGATCAGTAATAGGCGATCGCTCAGGAATCATCAAAGTCATCAAAAACGCCGTTGGCTTATTGGTCTATGCATGATCATGGCTATTCTGGTTAGTTTTAATTTGCTCTTTAGCTGCCCCAAGCCGATCGCCGGCCTGTTTCCACCGCAACCGGGTGAACCCACTAAAACCCTCTATATTGTGCGGCAAGCATGGCATACAGGTTTAGCCTGGTCACAACAAGATTTACCCCAAATGGGGCCGGAGGCATGGCGAGATGCCCCCTATATAGAAATTGGTTGGGGCGATCGCCGCTTTTACTATGACAGTGACTTTTCGGTTAATTCAGTGTTGCAGGCAATATTCATCCCGACAACAAGTGTGATGCATGTGGTGGGGTTTGCGGAGCCACCAAAGGAGTTCTTTCACTATACGGATGTGTGGGAGTTGGAACTTTCGGAACGTGGTTTCAAAAATCTATTTAAGTTTGTGCAGCAGACTTACGCTGGGTTTGATGGCGGGGCAGGAGTAACAGGGCGATCGCCTCTAGCAGGCAAAAGTTTGTATGGGGTAGGCAATTATTATGAGGCATTGCCTAGCTATAGTTTCTGGCAAACTTGCAATGGTTGGACAGCACAAGCACTTTTACAGGCGGGGGTGCCCATTTGCCCAAAGCGAACTTTGTTAGTCAGGGATGTGGTGGCGCAATTGCGGCGATTTTTTGTACCTAATTAG